Proteins encoded within one genomic window of Siniperca chuatsi isolate FFG_IHB_CAS linkage group LG4, ASM2008510v1, whole genome shotgun sequence:
- the chd2 gene encoding chromodomain-helicase-DNA-binding protein 2 isoform X2: MIVHTSSNFLTVNTRTKDHPIKDFQDNTMMKNKSKKQEDEGSTQSNASSNSASEESNRSASESGSQSESEHGSERRRSHNSESNSSSESESHSESESESAESKSQQTTAEVKDKPVRKKERLADVKKMWDEHPDVYGVRRSNRSRQEPARLNIGAGGSSDSESESPKRKTSRAKKKEPQTKSSTAKKQLSQKGRKSRKQESSAEEDDDDDDDDDDDDDDDEEDTPKRQTRRRGATKVKSYKEDQHDFETDSDDLIEMTGEAGEEQQDDDSETIERVMDTRIGKKGATGASTTGYAVEENGDPCEGFDPETDEGEAQYLIKWKGWSYIHNTWESMDSLTLQKVKGLKKLDNYKKKQEELNAWLRKASPEDIEFHNCQQELTCDLSKQFQFVERVIATKTGKTPGTSDFPSHSHKTPSSNEPEYLCKWMGLPYSECSWEDGALVGKKFQSCIDSFRNRNSCKTVPSKDCKVLKQRPRFVALKKQPSYIGDDNLQLRDYQLDGLNWLAHSWCRCNSVILADEMGLGKTIQTISFLSYLFHQHQLYGPFIVVVPLSTLTSWQREFDTWAPDMNVVVYLGDVMSRKTIRDYEWVNHQTKRIRFNALLTTYEILLKDKGVLGNINWAFLGVDEAHRLKNDDSLLYKTLMEFRSNHRLLITGTPLQNSLKELWSLLHFLMPDKFDSWEDFEDEHGKGRDNGYQSLHKVLEPFLLRRVKKDVEKSLPAKVEQILRVDMTAQQKQFYKWILTRNYKALYKGTRGSSSGFLNIIMELKKCCNHSFLIKQPEDGDTETQQEHLQSLVRGSGKLVLLDKLLTRLRERGNRVLIFSQMVRMLDILAEYLAKNRYPFQRLDGSIKGEIRKQALDHFNAEGSEDFCFLLSTRAGGLGINLASADTVVIFDSDWNPQNDLQAQARAHRIGQKKQVNIYRLVTKGTVEEDIIERAKKKMVLDHLVIQRMDTTGRTVLDNNSGNTNSNPFNKEELTAILKFGAAELFKEAEGEESEPQEMDIDEILRLAETRESDQGSSATDELLSQFKVANFSSMEESTTEFEGRPIREWDEIIPEEQRRKIEEEEKQREMEDIFMLPRSRSSNKRARANDSDSDVGSKLKHRSSGSESETDDSDDDKKPKKRGRPRARKNNVEGFTDAEIRRFIKAYKKFGSPLERLEAIARDSELVDKSIADLKRLGELIHTSCVTAVQEHEEHLKENPVEAKGPGKRRGINIKISGVQVNAKTIIQHEEEFEPLHKVVPSDPAERNKFQLTCRVKVAHFDVDWDLQDDIQLLLGIYEHGFGNWDLIKTDPDLKLADKILPDDPSKKPQGKQLQARAEYLLKLLKKEQDSSDQSKTGEEVKVKKRKPRVKKENKILKDEQGNDISSPHLSDNPSEEGEVKDDGTEKSPAKKRQKKKDNKENKEKQGTPKKERDGDKEKKGTKPRKEKAKAAKGKKTQGPVHITAGSDPIPIEGKEDDELDQETFSICKERMRPVKKALKQLDKPDEGLSDQEQLQHTRTCLLKIGDRITECLKAYSDPDHVKIWRRNLWIFVSKFTEFGARKLHKLYKMAQKKRSHEEEKEHKKKEDTAGRVKSFRPEPSGSSRDSTGTQPSSKSASHQSGSHGHHREPYNAANKRHFGNDDRGDWQRDRKYSYPGNSNQSWQGDRHHPYDRYKDHYGDRRSQGDSYRSSGSYRNNSSPRKRPYEQYSNDRDHRGHRPYYDRHPDPKRRRSDEFRPNYHQGREGPLQDFRRMPDPRPTGPPGPEHYSRPFHPDKPPPLLDPRSPQAQKSPQDSRSPSERPAEPNASADPNWNNRKT, translated from the exons CAATTCAGCGTCAGAAGAATCCAACCGCTCTGCGTCGGAGTCAGGAAGTCAGTCAGAGAGCGAGCATGgcagtgagaggaggagatCCCACAACTCCGAGTCGAACAGCTCCTCAGAGTCAGAGAGTCACTCAGAGTCAGAGAGCGAGTCTGCAGAGTCCAAATCACAGCAAACCACAGCAGAAGTCAAAGACAAGCCAGTTAGAAAGAAGGAGCGTCTGGCAGATGTGAAGAAG ATGTGGGATGAACATCCAGATGTGTATGGGGTCAGGAGGTCGAATCGCAGCAGACAGGAGCCGGCTCGTTTAAACATTGGAGCTGGG GGTAGCAGTGACTCAGAGAGTGAAAGTCCCAAGAGAAAAACATCACGAGCTAAGAAAAAGGA aCCTCAGACCAAATCATCAACAGCCAAAAAGCAGCTGTCTCAAAAAGGAAGGAAGTCCAGGAAACAGGAGTCGTCTGCTGAAGAAGACGACGACGATGACGAtgacgacgacgatgatgatgatgacgatgaggAAGACACTCCGAAGAGACAAACTCGAAGAAGGGGTGCAACAAAAGTAAAAAG TTATAAAGAAGACCAACATGACTTTGAAACAGACTCTGATGACCTGATTGAAATGACGGGGGAAGCAGGCGAGGAGCAGCAGGATGATGACAGTGAGACCATTGAGAGGGTTATGGACACCAGGATAGGCAAAAAAGGAG CCACTGGGGCTTCCACTACTGGTTATGCTGTGGAGGAAAATGGGGACCCGTGTGAAGGCTTTGACCCCGAGACTGATGAAGGGGAGGCTCAGTATCTGATTAAGTGGAAGGGCTGGTCCTACATCCACAACACATGGGAGAGTATGGACTCTCTGACGCTGCAAAAGGTCAAGGGACTAAAGAAACTGGACAActacaaaaagaaacaagaagagCTCAATGCATG GTTGAGGAAGGCATCCCCTGAGGATATAGAGTTTCATAACTGCCAACAGGAGCTCACTTGTGACTTGAGCAAGCAGTTTCAGTTTGTGGAACGTGTTATCG caacaaaaacaggaaagacACCAGGAACCTCTGACTTCCCCT CCCACAGTCACAAGACACCATCCTCCAATGAGCCAGAGTATCTATGCAAGTGGATGGGCTTACCCTATTCAGAGTGCAGCTGGGAAGATGGAGCTTTGGTTGGAAAGAAGTTTCAGTCCTGCATTGACAGCTTCAGAAACCGAAACTCCTGTAAAACCGTCCCCTCTAAAGACTGCAAG GTGTTAAAGCAAAGACCAAGGTTTGTTGCTCTGAAGAAACAACCATCATATATTGGAGATGACAACCTTCAGCTGAGAGATTATCAGCTGGACGGGTTGAACTGGTTGGCTCACTCCTGGTGCAG GTGCAATAGTGTCATCCTCGCTGATGAGATGGGGCTTGGAAAGACCATCCAGACCATCTCCTTCCTGTCCTACCTGTTTCACCAGCATCAGCTGTATGGGCCCTTTATAGTGGTGGTGCCCCTGTCCACACTCACCTCCTGGCAGAGGGAGTTTGACACCTGGGCCCCGGACATGAACGTGGTGGTCTACCTTGGTGACGTCATGAGCAGGAAAACG ATCCGTGACTACGAGTGGGTGAACCATCAAACGAAAAGAATTCGTTTCAATGCATTATTAACCACTTATGAAATTCTACTTAAAGACAAG GGGGTGCTTGGGAACATCAACTGGGCGTTCCTGGGTGTGGATGAAGCTCACAGGCTGAAGAATGATGACTCCCTGCTGTACAAAACATTAATGGAGTTCAGGTCCAACCACAGACTCCTCATTACTGGCACTCCGCTACAGAACTCCCTCAAAGAGCTCTGGTCACTGTTGCACTTCCTCATGCCTGACAA GTTTGATTCCTGGGAGGATTTTGAGGATGAACATGGGAAAGGAAGGGATAATGGTTATCAGAGTCTTCACAAAGTCCTTGAGCCCTTCCTTCTGCGACGTGTCAAGAAAGATGTAGAAAAATCTCTCCCCGCCAAGGTGGAACAGATCCTTCGTGTAGACATGACTGCACAGCAGAAACAATTTTACAA GTGGATTTTAACAAGGAATTACAAAGCTCTTTACAAAGGCACCCGAGGTAGCTCCTCCGGCTTCCTGAACATCATTATGGAGCTTAAAAAGTGCTGCAACCATAGTTTCCTCATTAAACAGCCTGAAGATGGagacactgaaacacaacaggaacACCTGCAG AGTCTAGTGAGGGGCAGCGGGAAGCTGGTGCTGCTGGACAAGCTGCTGACCAGACTCAGAGAAAGAGGCAACCGAGTCCTAATCTTCTCCCAGATGGTTAGGATGTTGGACATTCTGGCTGAATACCTCGCCAAGAATCGCTACCCATTCCAG cgGCTGGACGGTTCCATAAAGGGAGAAATCCGAAAGCAAGCACTTGACCACTTCAATGCAGAAGGCTCAGAG GACTTCTGCTTCCTGTTGTCCACCAGAGCTGGAGGTTTAGGGATAAACTTGGCCTCAGCAGACACTGTAGTCATCTTCGACTCTGACTGGAACCCTCAAAACGACCTGCAGGCACAAGCCAGGGCTCACAGGATTGGCCAGAAGAAACAG GTGAATATTTATCGACTGGTCACCAAAGGAACAGTGGAGGAGGACATCATTGAGCGGGCAAAGAAGAAGATGGTTTTGGACCATCTTGTCATTCAGAGAATGGACACCACTGGTCGAACTGTACTGGACAACAACTCAGGAAACACGAA TTCAAACCCATTCAATAAAGAAGAACTTACTGCCATCCTCAAGTTTGGTGCCGCAGAGCTTTTCAAAGAGGCAGAAGGAGAGGAGTCTGAACCGCAG GAGATGGATATTGATGAGATCCTGAGGTTGGCTGAAACAAGAGAAAGTGACCAAGGCTCAAGTGCTACAGATGAACTTCTATCTCAGTTTAAG GTGGCCAATTTCTCCAGCATGGAAGAGAGCACTACAGAGTTTGAGGGGAGGCCCATACGGGAATGGGATGAAATCATCCCTGAAGAGCAGCGACGCAAaattgaggaggaggagaagcagcgGGAGATGGAGGACATCTTCATGCTGCCCAGAAGCAGGAGCTCTAACAAGAGG GCTCGGGCCAATGACAGTGATAGTGATGTGGGTTCCAAGCTGAAGCACCGCTCCTCAGGCTCTGAGAGCGAGactgatgacagtgatgatgacaAGAAGCCAAAGAAGAGAGGCAGACCCAGAGCCCGCAAAAACAATGTGGAGGGTTTCACTGATGCAGAGATACGCAG GTTCATTAAGGCATACAAGAAATTTGGATCTCCACTTGAAAGGTTGGAGGCCATCGCCCGAGACTCTGAGCTGGTTGACAAATCCATAGCAGACCTGAAGAGACTTGGTGAACTGATTCATACTAGTTGTGTGACTGCAGTGCAGGAGCATGAGGAACACCTGAAAGAGAACCCAGTTGAAG CCAAAGGTCCAGGGAAACGGCGAGGAATTAACATCAAGATCTCAGGAGTGCAGGTCAACGCCAAGACCATTATCCAGCACGAAGAAGAGTTTGAGCCTCTGCACAAAGTAGTGCCCTCAGATCCTGCTGAGAGAAATAA GTTCCAGCTGACATGCAGAGTCAAGGTAGCCCACTTTGATGTAGACTGGGATCTGCAGGATGACATTCAGCTCTTGCTTGGTATCTATGAGCACGGCTTTGGCAACTGGGATCTGATCAAGACGGATCCTGACCTTAAACTCGCTGATAAG ATTCTCCCAGACGATCCAAGCAAGAAGCCTCAGGGCAAGCAGTTGCAGGCGAGAGCCGAGTATCTTCTCAAGCTGCTGAAAAAAGAACAAGACAGTTCAGACCAGTCTAAAACAGGGGAGGAG GTCaaagtgaagaagaggaagccTCGGGTGAAAAAGGAGAACAAGATTCTCAAGGATGAGCAGGGCAACGACATCTCCTCCCCCCACCTGTCCGACAACCCTTCGGAGGAGGGTGAGGTCAAG GATGATGGAACAGAGAAGTCCCCTGccaagaaaagacaaaagaaaaaggataacaaagagaacaaagaaaaacagggaaCTCCTAAAAAGGAGAGGGACggggacaaagaaaaaaagggtaCCAAGCCCAGAAAAGAAAAG gCTAAAGCGGCCAAAGGGAAGAAGACTCAAGGTCCAGTTCACATTACGGCTGGGTCTGACCCCATTCCCATTGAAGGAAAGGAGGATGATGAACTCGATCAGGAGACTTTCAGTATT tgtAAGGAGCGCATGAGGCCGGTGAAAAAGGCCCTGAAGCAGTTGGATAAACCAGATGAGGGTCTGTCTGACCAGGAGCAGCTCCAGCACACTCGCACATGCCTACTGAAGATTGGAGACCGAATCACAGAGTGCCTTAAAGCTTACAGTGACCCCGACCATGTCAAAATATGGCGTAG AAACCTCTGGATATTTGTGTCTAAGTTTACAGAGTTTGGTGCAAGGAAGCTCCACAAGCTTTACAAAATGGCACAGAAGAAGCGATCACATGAAGAAGAG AAGGAGCATAAGAAGAAGGAGGATACTGCAGGGAGGGTAAAATCTTTCAGACCAGAGCCCTCTGGTTCCAGTCGAGACTCCACGGGTACTCAGCCATCCTCCAAATCTGCATCTCACCAGTCAGGCTCCCACGGACACCACAGAGAGCCGTACAACGCAGCTAATAAGCGGCACTTTGGCAATGACG ATAGGGGAGACTGGCAGAGGGACCGTAAATACAGTTACCCAGGTAACAGCAACCAGTCatggcagggagacagacatcATCCCTATGATCGCTACAAGGATCATTATGGTGATCGACGTTCACAAGGAGACTCCTACCGCAGCTCAGGCAGTTACCGCAACAACAGCTCCCCTCGAAAAAGGCCATATGAGCAGTACAGCAATGACCGGGACCACAGGGGTCATCGACCCTATTACGACAG GCATCCAGACCCCAAAAGAAGACGTTCTGATGAATTCCGTCCCAACTACCACCAAGGAAGAGAAGGCCCTCTTCAGGACTTCAGGAGGATGCCAGACCCCAGGCCGACAGGTCCACCTGGGCCAGAACACTATAGCAGGCCCTTCCACCCTGACAAACCTCCTCCACTGCTGGACCCTCGCTCCCCGCAGGCTCAGAAGTCTCCCCAGGATTCCCGCTCTCCATCTGAGAGGCCCGCAGAGCCGAACGCTTCAGCAGATCCTAACTGGAACAACAGGAAAACATAA
- the chd2 gene encoding chromodomain-helicase-DNA-binding protein 2 isoform X1 produces the protein MIVHTSSNFLTVNTRTKDHPIKDFQDNTMMKNKSKKQEDEGSTQSNASSNSASEESNRSASESGSQSESEHGSERRRSHNSESNSSSESESHSESESESAESKSQQTTAEVKDKPVRKKERLADVKKMWDEHPDVYGVRRSNRSRQEPARLNIGAGGSSDSESESPKRKTSRAKKKENIWKDDDSNDEEEDEEEASDSTDSEQEEKKVRSRRLPARRPQTKSSTAKKQLSQKGRKSRKQESSAEEDDDDDDDDDDDDDDDEEDTPKRQTRRRGATKVKSYKEDQHDFETDSDDLIEMTGEAGEEQQDDDSETIERVMDTRIGKKGATGASTTGYAVEENGDPCEGFDPETDEGEAQYLIKWKGWSYIHNTWESMDSLTLQKVKGLKKLDNYKKKQEELNAWLRKASPEDIEFHNCQQELTCDLSKQFQFVERVIATKTGKTPGTSDFPSHSHKTPSSNEPEYLCKWMGLPYSECSWEDGALVGKKFQSCIDSFRNRNSCKTVPSKDCKVLKQRPRFVALKKQPSYIGDDNLQLRDYQLDGLNWLAHSWCRCNSVILADEMGLGKTIQTISFLSYLFHQHQLYGPFIVVVPLSTLTSWQREFDTWAPDMNVVVYLGDVMSRKTIRDYEWVNHQTKRIRFNALLTTYEILLKDKGVLGNINWAFLGVDEAHRLKNDDSLLYKTLMEFRSNHRLLITGTPLQNSLKELWSLLHFLMPDKFDSWEDFEDEHGKGRDNGYQSLHKVLEPFLLRRVKKDVEKSLPAKVEQILRVDMTAQQKQFYKWILTRNYKALYKGTRGSSSGFLNIIMELKKCCNHSFLIKQPEDGDTETQQEHLQSLVRGSGKLVLLDKLLTRLRERGNRVLIFSQMVRMLDILAEYLAKNRYPFQRLDGSIKGEIRKQALDHFNAEGSEDFCFLLSTRAGGLGINLASADTVVIFDSDWNPQNDLQAQARAHRIGQKKQVNIYRLVTKGTVEEDIIERAKKKMVLDHLVIQRMDTTGRTVLDNNSGNTNSNPFNKEELTAILKFGAAELFKEAEGEESEPQEMDIDEILRLAETRESDQGSSATDELLSQFKVANFSSMEESTTEFEGRPIREWDEIIPEEQRRKIEEEEKQREMEDIFMLPRSRSSNKRARANDSDSDVGSKLKHRSSGSESETDDSDDDKKPKKRGRPRARKNNVEGFTDAEIRRFIKAYKKFGSPLERLEAIARDSELVDKSIADLKRLGELIHTSCVTAVQEHEEHLKENPVEAKGPGKRRGINIKISGVQVNAKTIIQHEEEFEPLHKVVPSDPAERNKFQLTCRVKVAHFDVDWDLQDDIQLLLGIYEHGFGNWDLIKTDPDLKLADKILPDDPSKKPQGKQLQARAEYLLKLLKKEQDSSDQSKTGEEVKVKKRKPRVKKENKILKDEQGNDISSPHLSDNPSEEGEVKDDGTEKSPAKKRQKKKDNKENKEKQGTPKKERDGDKEKKGTKPRKEKAKAAKGKKTQGPVHITAGSDPIPIEGKEDDELDQETFSICKERMRPVKKALKQLDKPDEGLSDQEQLQHTRTCLLKIGDRITECLKAYSDPDHVKIWRRNLWIFVSKFTEFGARKLHKLYKMAQKKRSHEEEKEHKKKEDTAGRVKSFRPEPSGSSRDSTGTQPSSKSASHQSGSHGHHREPYNAANKRHFGNDDRGDWQRDRKYSYPGNSNQSWQGDRHHPYDRYKDHYGDRRSQGDSYRSSGSYRNNSSPRKRPYEQYSNDRDHRGHRPYYDRHPDPKRRRSDEFRPNYHQGREGPLQDFRRMPDPRPTGPPGPEHYSRPFHPDKPPPLLDPRSPQAQKSPQDSRSPSERPAEPNASADPNWNNRKT, from the exons CAATTCAGCGTCAGAAGAATCCAACCGCTCTGCGTCGGAGTCAGGAAGTCAGTCAGAGAGCGAGCATGgcagtgagaggaggagatCCCACAACTCCGAGTCGAACAGCTCCTCAGAGTCAGAGAGTCACTCAGAGTCAGAGAGCGAGTCTGCAGAGTCCAAATCACAGCAAACCACAGCAGAAGTCAAAGACAAGCCAGTTAGAAAGAAGGAGCGTCTGGCAGATGTGAAGAAG ATGTGGGATGAACATCCAGATGTGTATGGGGTCAGGAGGTCGAATCGCAGCAGACAGGAGCCGGCTCGTTTAAACATTGGAGCTGGG GGTAGCAGTGACTCAGAGAGTGAAAGTCCCAAGAGAAAAACATCACGAGCTAAGAAAAAGGA AAATATCTGGAAAGATGATGACTCaaatgatgaagaggaggatgaggaggaggctTCCGACAGTACAGACAGtgaacaggaagagaaaaaagttaGATCCAGACGACTTCCTGCTAGAAG aCCTCAGACCAAATCATCAACAGCCAAAAAGCAGCTGTCTCAAAAAGGAAGGAAGTCCAGGAAACAGGAGTCGTCTGCTGAAGAAGACGACGACGATGACGAtgacgacgacgatgatgatgatgacgatgaggAAGACACTCCGAAGAGACAAACTCGAAGAAGGGGTGCAACAAAAGTAAAAAG TTATAAAGAAGACCAACATGACTTTGAAACAGACTCTGATGACCTGATTGAAATGACGGGGGAAGCAGGCGAGGAGCAGCAGGATGATGACAGTGAGACCATTGAGAGGGTTATGGACACCAGGATAGGCAAAAAAGGAG CCACTGGGGCTTCCACTACTGGTTATGCTGTGGAGGAAAATGGGGACCCGTGTGAAGGCTTTGACCCCGAGACTGATGAAGGGGAGGCTCAGTATCTGATTAAGTGGAAGGGCTGGTCCTACATCCACAACACATGGGAGAGTATGGACTCTCTGACGCTGCAAAAGGTCAAGGGACTAAAGAAACTGGACAActacaaaaagaaacaagaagagCTCAATGCATG GTTGAGGAAGGCATCCCCTGAGGATATAGAGTTTCATAACTGCCAACAGGAGCTCACTTGTGACTTGAGCAAGCAGTTTCAGTTTGTGGAACGTGTTATCG caacaaaaacaggaaagacACCAGGAACCTCTGACTTCCCCT CCCACAGTCACAAGACACCATCCTCCAATGAGCCAGAGTATCTATGCAAGTGGATGGGCTTACCCTATTCAGAGTGCAGCTGGGAAGATGGAGCTTTGGTTGGAAAGAAGTTTCAGTCCTGCATTGACAGCTTCAGAAACCGAAACTCCTGTAAAACCGTCCCCTCTAAAGACTGCAAG GTGTTAAAGCAAAGACCAAGGTTTGTTGCTCTGAAGAAACAACCATCATATATTGGAGATGACAACCTTCAGCTGAGAGATTATCAGCTGGACGGGTTGAACTGGTTGGCTCACTCCTGGTGCAG GTGCAATAGTGTCATCCTCGCTGATGAGATGGGGCTTGGAAAGACCATCCAGACCATCTCCTTCCTGTCCTACCTGTTTCACCAGCATCAGCTGTATGGGCCCTTTATAGTGGTGGTGCCCCTGTCCACACTCACCTCCTGGCAGAGGGAGTTTGACACCTGGGCCCCGGACATGAACGTGGTGGTCTACCTTGGTGACGTCATGAGCAGGAAAACG ATCCGTGACTACGAGTGGGTGAACCATCAAACGAAAAGAATTCGTTTCAATGCATTATTAACCACTTATGAAATTCTACTTAAAGACAAG GGGGTGCTTGGGAACATCAACTGGGCGTTCCTGGGTGTGGATGAAGCTCACAGGCTGAAGAATGATGACTCCCTGCTGTACAAAACATTAATGGAGTTCAGGTCCAACCACAGACTCCTCATTACTGGCACTCCGCTACAGAACTCCCTCAAAGAGCTCTGGTCACTGTTGCACTTCCTCATGCCTGACAA GTTTGATTCCTGGGAGGATTTTGAGGATGAACATGGGAAAGGAAGGGATAATGGTTATCAGAGTCTTCACAAAGTCCTTGAGCCCTTCCTTCTGCGACGTGTCAAGAAAGATGTAGAAAAATCTCTCCCCGCCAAGGTGGAACAGATCCTTCGTGTAGACATGACTGCACAGCAGAAACAATTTTACAA GTGGATTTTAACAAGGAATTACAAAGCTCTTTACAAAGGCACCCGAGGTAGCTCCTCCGGCTTCCTGAACATCATTATGGAGCTTAAAAAGTGCTGCAACCATAGTTTCCTCATTAAACAGCCTGAAGATGGagacactgaaacacaacaggaacACCTGCAG AGTCTAGTGAGGGGCAGCGGGAAGCTGGTGCTGCTGGACAAGCTGCTGACCAGACTCAGAGAAAGAGGCAACCGAGTCCTAATCTTCTCCCAGATGGTTAGGATGTTGGACATTCTGGCTGAATACCTCGCCAAGAATCGCTACCCATTCCAG cgGCTGGACGGTTCCATAAAGGGAGAAATCCGAAAGCAAGCACTTGACCACTTCAATGCAGAAGGCTCAGAG GACTTCTGCTTCCTGTTGTCCACCAGAGCTGGAGGTTTAGGGATAAACTTGGCCTCAGCAGACACTGTAGTCATCTTCGACTCTGACTGGAACCCTCAAAACGACCTGCAGGCACAAGCCAGGGCTCACAGGATTGGCCAGAAGAAACAG GTGAATATTTATCGACTGGTCACCAAAGGAACAGTGGAGGAGGACATCATTGAGCGGGCAAAGAAGAAGATGGTTTTGGACCATCTTGTCATTCAGAGAATGGACACCACTGGTCGAACTGTACTGGACAACAACTCAGGAAACACGAA TTCAAACCCATTCAATAAAGAAGAACTTACTGCCATCCTCAAGTTTGGTGCCGCAGAGCTTTTCAAAGAGGCAGAAGGAGAGGAGTCTGAACCGCAG GAGATGGATATTGATGAGATCCTGAGGTTGGCTGAAACAAGAGAAAGTGACCAAGGCTCAAGTGCTACAGATGAACTTCTATCTCAGTTTAAG GTGGCCAATTTCTCCAGCATGGAAGAGAGCACTACAGAGTTTGAGGGGAGGCCCATACGGGAATGGGATGAAATCATCCCTGAAGAGCAGCGACGCAAaattgaggaggaggagaagcagcgGGAGATGGAGGACATCTTCATGCTGCCCAGAAGCAGGAGCTCTAACAAGAGG GCTCGGGCCAATGACAGTGATAGTGATGTGGGTTCCAAGCTGAAGCACCGCTCCTCAGGCTCTGAGAGCGAGactgatgacagtgatgatgacaAGAAGCCAAAGAAGAGAGGCAGACCCAGAGCCCGCAAAAACAATGTGGAGGGTTTCACTGATGCAGAGATACGCAG GTTCATTAAGGCATACAAGAAATTTGGATCTCCACTTGAAAGGTTGGAGGCCATCGCCCGAGACTCTGAGCTGGTTGACAAATCCATAGCAGACCTGAAGAGACTTGGTGAACTGATTCATACTAGTTGTGTGACTGCAGTGCAGGAGCATGAGGAACACCTGAAAGAGAACCCAGTTGAAG CCAAAGGTCCAGGGAAACGGCGAGGAATTAACATCAAGATCTCAGGAGTGCAGGTCAACGCCAAGACCATTATCCAGCACGAAGAAGAGTTTGAGCCTCTGCACAAAGTAGTGCCCTCAGATCCTGCTGAGAGAAATAA GTTCCAGCTGACATGCAGAGTCAAGGTAGCCCACTTTGATGTAGACTGGGATCTGCAGGATGACATTCAGCTCTTGCTTGGTATCTATGAGCACGGCTTTGGCAACTGGGATCTGATCAAGACGGATCCTGACCTTAAACTCGCTGATAAG ATTCTCCCAGACGATCCAAGCAAGAAGCCTCAGGGCAAGCAGTTGCAGGCGAGAGCCGAGTATCTTCTCAAGCTGCTGAAAAAAGAACAAGACAGTTCAGACCAGTCTAAAACAGGGGAGGAG GTCaaagtgaagaagaggaagccTCGGGTGAAAAAGGAGAACAAGATTCTCAAGGATGAGCAGGGCAACGACATCTCCTCCCCCCACCTGTCCGACAACCCTTCGGAGGAGGGTGAGGTCAAG GATGATGGAACAGAGAAGTCCCCTGccaagaaaagacaaaagaaaaaggataacaaagagaacaaagaaaaacagggaaCTCCTAAAAAGGAGAGGGACggggacaaagaaaaaaagggtaCCAAGCCCAGAAAAGAAAAG gCTAAAGCGGCCAAAGGGAAGAAGACTCAAGGTCCAGTTCACATTACGGCTGGGTCTGACCCCATTCCCATTGAAGGAAAGGAGGATGATGAACTCGATCAGGAGACTTTCAGTATT tgtAAGGAGCGCATGAGGCCGGTGAAAAAGGCCCTGAAGCAGTTGGATAAACCAGATGAGGGTCTGTCTGACCAGGAGCAGCTCCAGCACACTCGCACATGCCTACTGAAGATTGGAGACCGAATCACAGAGTGCCTTAAAGCTTACAGTGACCCCGACCATGTCAAAATATGGCGTAG AAACCTCTGGATATTTGTGTCTAAGTTTACAGAGTTTGGTGCAAGGAAGCTCCACAAGCTTTACAAAATGGCACAGAAGAAGCGATCACATGAAGAAGAG AAGGAGCATAAGAAGAAGGAGGATACTGCAGGGAGGGTAAAATCTTTCAGACCAGAGCCCTCTGGTTCCAGTCGAGACTCCACGGGTACTCAGCCATCCTCCAAATCTGCATCTCACCAGTCAGGCTCCCACGGACACCACAGAGAGCCGTACAACGCAGCTAATAAGCGGCACTTTGGCAATGACG ATAGGGGAGACTGGCAGAGGGACCGTAAATACAGTTACCCAGGTAACAGCAACCAGTCatggcagggagacagacatcATCCCTATGATCGCTACAAGGATCATTATGGTGATCGACGTTCACAAGGAGACTCCTACCGCAGCTCAGGCAGTTACCGCAACAACAGCTCCCCTCGAAAAAGGCCATATGAGCAGTACAGCAATGACCGGGACCACAGGGGTCATCGACCCTATTACGACAG GCATCCAGACCCCAAAAGAAGACGTTCTGATGAATTCCGTCCCAACTACCACCAAGGAAGAGAAGGCCCTCTTCAGGACTTCAGGAGGATGCCAGACCCCAGGCCGACAGGTCCACCTGGGCCAGAACACTATAGCAGGCCCTTCCACCCTGACAAACCTCCTCCACTGCTGGACCCTCGCTCCCCGCAGGCTCAGAAGTCTCCCCAGGATTCCCGCTCTCCATCTGAGAGGCCCGCAGAGCCGAACGCTTCAGCAGATCCTAACTGGAACAACAGGAAAACATAA